In the genome of Ancylomarina subtilis, one region contains:
- a CDS encoding carboxypeptidase-like regulatory domain-containing protein, with protein MIRILLFVLILFLFCNSSSAATLTNDSIIRISGQIVTKSDLSPIPFSHLIIKGKRSGQICDSLGIFHLQVKQSDTLLVSALGYKTKEWAVPFIFGSSLSQFFQIPLDETAYLLNEVSVYALGTWDEFKADFRKLEIKNEYALNSQITKELAPFQTKKPNIVPPQYRPIIEDLSVWDAIGTPASFLFSKFSKKEKRKRKVAKMIRNKWQIKILNQYYTREIVAANTGLSGDELDNFMAYCGPKLNITQTTSQYDILEQIVNHYKTYTKQKRGYQL; from the coding sequence ATGATTCGAATTCTACTTTTTGTTTTGATTCTTTTCCTTTTCTGCAATTCATCAAGTGCAGCTACACTAACTAATGATTCCATCATCCGTATATCTGGCCAGATTGTTACAAAATCTGACTTAAGCCCCATCCCATTCTCACACCTTATTATTAAAGGCAAACGAAGTGGACAGATTTGTGATAGCTTGGGTATATTCCATTTACAGGTTAAACAATCAGATACACTACTCGTTTCAGCCTTAGGCTATAAAACTAAAGAATGGGCTGTTCCATTTATTTTCGGAAGCTCACTCTCCCAATTCTTCCAAATTCCTTTGGATGAAACCGCTTATTTACTCAATGAAGTTAGTGTATATGCATTGGGAACCTGGGACGAATTTAAAGCTGACTTTCGGAAATTAGAAATTAAAAATGAATATGCTCTCAATTCTCAAATAACAAAAGAACTGGCACCTTTCCAGACCAAAAAACCAAATATCGTTCCGCCTCAATATCGCCCTATTATCGAAGATCTTAGTGTTTGGGATGCCATTGGTACACCCGCCTCCTTTCTTTTCTCAAAATTCAGCAAGAAGGAAAAAAGAAAACGGAAGGTGGCTAAAATGATTCGAAATAAATGGCAAATAAAAATACTAAATCAGTATTACACCAGAGAAATTGTAGCCGCCAACACAGGCTTAAGCGGTGATGAACTAGACAATTTTATGGCCTATTGCGGCCCCAAACTAAACATTACTCAAACGACTAGTCAATACGATATACTGGAACAAATCGTAAATCACTATAAAACTTACACTAAACAAAAAAGAGGCTATCAGTTATAA
- a CDS encoding RecQ family ATP-dependent DNA helicase, giving the protein MIHQLLKQQFGFQTFGKGQEEVITKITHRESAIAIFPTGSGKSLCYQLPALTLPNLTLVVSPLLALIQDQLDFLHSKNISAVRIDSSLSREEEMEVMKGIKENKHKILMISVERFKNERFRRFLKEIPISLLVVDEAHCISEWGHNFRPDYLKLPAYQKEFNIEQSLLLTATATPKVIEDMCYKFDIARENVSITGFYRSNLNLQVIPVKQSDKNQVLAETLSNKKKEASIIYVTLQKTAEDVAHFLSSTGIAATAYHAGLKNELREEIQNRFMKGEINCVVATIAFGMGIDKSDIRNVIHYDLPKSIENYSQEIGRAGRDNQAANCLVLANRDNVNILENFVYGDTPEYEGIKKLLEIIKNAGELWDVRLMNLPALCNIRMLPIKTLLVYLEIMGILKPLNAYFASYRFALNIDEQSIINKFKGERKEFIQEIFNSCSKARKWWTVDFDNIKQNPKLDRQRIIAALEYFSEQGWLILEASQMADVFSILQPQFETEKLALDLFEKFKLKESAEVKRIESMIALFESESCLSTRLAAYFGETLAINECGHCSVCSSGGVKVAQSDALAHLETFNFSDLTEKLRSSLKEKESPELITKFLCGIYTPKFTTIKAKGMPGFAQLERYRYQDVMNWVKANQKVGKV; this is encoded by the coding sequence ATGATACATCAGCTTCTTAAACAACAATTTGGCTTTCAAACATTCGGCAAAGGCCAGGAAGAAGTGATTACTAAAATTACCCATAGAGAATCTGCAATAGCTATTTTCCCTACGGGATCCGGAAAATCATTGTGTTATCAGTTGCCTGCGCTTACGCTTCCCAACCTAACTTTGGTTGTTTCACCTCTCCTGGCTTTGATTCAAGATCAACTTGATTTTCTACACTCAAAAAACATTTCAGCCGTTCGTATTGATTCCAGTCTCTCGAGAGAAGAGGAAATGGAAGTAATGAAAGGAATCAAAGAAAACAAGCATAAAATTTTAATGATCTCAGTAGAGCGCTTTAAAAATGAGCGTTTTCGACGCTTTTTAAAAGAGATTCCAATTTCCTTGCTTGTTGTGGACGAAGCCCATTGCATTTCAGAATGGGGACATAATTTCCGTCCGGATTATTTAAAACTTCCTGCTTATCAAAAAGAATTCAATATCGAACAAAGCCTCTTATTAACCGCAACCGCTACACCCAAGGTTATTGAGGATATGTGTTACAAGTTCGATATTGCAAGAGAGAATGTCAGCATCACAGGCTTCTACCGTTCAAACTTGAATTTGCAAGTAATTCCCGTCAAACAATCTGATAAAAACCAGGTTTTAGCTGAGACCCTTTCAAACAAAAAAAAGGAAGCCAGCATCATCTATGTCACACTGCAAAAAACGGCAGAAGATGTGGCTCACTTTCTGAGTTCAACGGGTATTGCTGCTACGGCCTATCACGCCGGTTTAAAAAATGAATTGAGGGAAGAGATCCAAAATCGTTTTATGAAAGGTGAAATCAATTGCGTTGTAGCAACCATTGCATTTGGAATGGGAATTGACAAAAGCGATATCCGTAACGTGATTCATTACGATCTTCCAAAATCCATTGAAAATTACTCACAGGAAATCGGACGGGCTGGTCGTGACAATCAAGCAGCCAACTGTTTGGTTTTAGCCAATCGGGATAATGTTAACATTCTGGAGAATTTTGTTTACGGCGATACGCCTGAATACGAAGGCATCAAAAAACTACTGGAAATTATTAAGAATGCAGGTGAACTCTGGGATGTCAGGTTGATGAATCTTCCTGCTCTTTGCAACATTCGAATGTTACCTATTAAAACTTTACTGGTTTATCTTGAAATAATGGGTATTCTTAAACCTCTAAACGCCTACTTTGCATCGTATCGCTTTGCTTTGAATATTGATGAACAAAGCATTATCAACAAATTCAAAGGTGAAAGAAAAGAGTTCATACAGGAAATATTTAATTCCTGTTCGAAGGCCAGAAAATGGTGGACGGTTGACTTTGATAACATCAAACAAAACCCCAAACTCGATCGTCAACGTATCATTGCAGCTTTGGAATATTTTAGCGAACAAGGCTGGCTGATTTTAGAAGCCTCACAAATGGCCGACGTTTTTTCTATACTTCAACCCCAGTTCGAAACTGAAAAATTGGCTTTGGATCTATTCGAAAAATTCAAATTGAAAGAAAGTGCTGAAGTCAAGCGTATCGAAAGCATGATTGCCTTATTTGAATCGGAATCCTGTTTGAGTACACGATTAGCCGCTTATTTTGGTGAAACATTAGCCATAAATGAATGTGGACACTGCTCTGTTTGTTCATCGGGAGGTGTCAAAGTGGCCCAAAGCGACGCATTAGCTCATTTGGAAACTTTCAATTTCAGTGATCTGACGGAAAAACTACGTTCCAGTCTTAAGGAGAAAGAAAGCCCGGAATTAATCACGAAGTTTTTATGTGGCATCTACACACCTAAATTCACAACGATTAAAGCTAAAGGAATGCCAGGCTTTGCACAACTGGAGCGCTATCGCTATCAGGATGTGATGAACTGGGTGAAAGCAAATCAAAAAGTTGGAAAAGTTTAA
- a CDS encoding MFS transporter: protein MPIKRHPNLPFAPSKFPVFYGWMAMIAATIGIICSIPGQTIGVSVFTDYLIDALQLSRDALSSAYLIGTAMSSLFLTKAGKVYDRFGARFTSILAASILAITLLLFSISDQMTASISSLTNISFSTISFILVSALFFILRFSGQGVLTLASRNMLMKWFNKRRGLANSISSGIQSFGFAVAPLFVAGIIHSTDWSAAYLIMAAIIVAFIVFAYVFFRDNPEECGLIPDGKVIEEKKQKAFKDSNKQFTLKEAKKTPIFWVYALAIAFSAFFITGFTFNVVSIFEISGYSEQKALSIFIPASLISIVAALAGNVISDYMPLKRILIIYLMGCLLSCIGLSCLSHWSGYYILILGNGVMGGLFSVLASITWPRFFGQDHLGAISGLAMSLMVFGSAIAPLFFSRIFTLTGSYQLAGIAGGVLVLILLLFSLKLNNPQED, encoded by the coding sequence ATGCCAATAAAACGTCATCCCAACTTACCTTTTGCGCCTTCCAAATTCCCTGTCTTTTACGGGTGGATGGCCATGATTGCTGCCACAATAGGAATCATTTGTTCTATCCCTGGTCAGACCATTGGAGTATCTGTCTTTACAGATTATTTAATAGATGCTTTGCAACTTTCCCGCGACGCCCTGAGCTCTGCCTATCTGATTGGTACGGCCATGAGTTCATTATTCCTAACCAAGGCTGGAAAAGTGTATGACCGATTTGGAGCACGATTCACCTCTATTCTTGCTGCAAGCATTCTTGCAATAACACTTTTGCTATTCTCTATAAGCGATCAGATGACTGCGAGTATTTCGTCCTTGACAAATATTTCATTTTCAACAATCAGTTTCATATTGGTATCTGCGTTATTCTTTATACTTCGTTTCTCCGGACAGGGCGTATTGACATTAGCATCTCGCAATATGCTGATGAAGTGGTTCAACAAAAGGCGTGGATTAGCCAATAGCATCTCCTCGGGTATTCAATCTTTCGGATTTGCTGTAGCTCCACTTTTTGTAGCAGGCATTATCCATAGCACCGATTGGAGCGCAGCCTACCTGATTATGGCAGCCATTATTGTTGCGTTTATCGTCTTTGCTTATGTTTTCTTTAGAGATAACCCTGAAGAATGTGGACTTATTCCAGATGGAAAAGTAATTGAAGAGAAAAAACAAAAAGCTTTTAAGGATAGTAACAAACAGTTCACACTAAAAGAAGCAAAGAAAACGCCTATCTTTTGGGTTTATGCGCTAGCCATTGCCTTTAGTGCTTTCTTCATTACAGGCTTCACTTTTAATGTGGTTTCTATATTCGAGATATCAGGTTATAGCGAACAGAAAGCATTAAGTATTTTCATTCCTGCTTCGCTAATTTCTATCGTTGCTGCCCTGGCAGGAAATGTAATAAGCGACTATATGCCACTTAAGCGTATTCTAATTATTTACCTTATGGGATGCTTGCTTTCTTGCATCGGATTATCTTGCCTTTCGCATTGGAGTGGTTACTACATTCTGATTCTTGGTAATGGTGTTATGGGAGGTCTTTTCTCTGTGCTGGCTTCGATTACATGGCCCCGTTTTTTCGGACAAGATCATTTGGGTGCAATTAGTGGATTAGCTATGTCTCTTATGGTATTTGGCTCAGCTATAGCTCCCCTATTCTTTTCTCGTATATTCACCCTAACAGGCAGCTACCAACTTGCCGGTATCGCTGGTGGGGTATTAGTTCTGATCCTACTTTTGTTCTCTTTAAAGCTGAATAACCCGCAGGAAGATTAA
- a CDS encoding PAS domain S-box protein has product MENQTELLSEFKFQDEIAHTSGSLLNDITITTLLESLAEGVIFIDEWGRIIFINDRMAKLTGYDKHEVIGQHMNLFIPYKLHQIHHFHVKSFFKAPKIRPMGKELELIAKRKDNSTFPVEISISFLDMKSGKLGIAFLTDITTRKKAEYELKKRNQELDAFAHTVAHDLNSSLAGTTGCSEILTDPNYKLSKEEQDTYLKEIARSSRKMTHIISELLLFASMKKEDVDVVEINMKELIDSACDRLKYQIIEREVQLEISETISNCLGYSLWVEEIWLNFISNAIKYGGTNPKIKIYSSKTDNGYIKYSIEDNGEGVADELKCIIFNEHDKNKDKLTKGTGLGLSIVNRIIEKLDGHLSLETKIGQGSIFSFYLKALK; this is encoded by the coding sequence ATGGAAAATCAAACAGAACTTCTTTCAGAATTCAAATTCCAAGACGAAATAGCCCACACATCTGGCTCTTTATTGAATGATATTACAATCACAACATTACTTGAATCATTGGCTGAAGGTGTTATTTTCATAGACGAGTGGGGCCGAATTATTTTTATAAATGACCGTATGGCTAAACTAACTGGTTACGACAAACATGAAGTAATCGGACAACACATGAATCTTTTTATACCCTATAAGTTGCATCAAATACATCATTTTCATGTTAAAAGTTTCTTCAAGGCCCCGAAAATTCGCCCCATGGGAAAAGAGCTTGAACTGATTGCCAAAAGAAAAGACAATTCGACTTTTCCCGTTGAAATCAGCATCAGTTTCCTGGATATGAAATCGGGTAAATTGGGAATCGCTTTTTTAACAGATATCACGACCCGAAAAAAAGCTGAATATGAACTTAAGAAACGAAATCAGGAATTGGATGCCTTCGCACATACGGTTGCGCATGATTTAAATTCATCTTTGGCTGGTACGACTGGTTGCAGTGAAATACTTACAGACCCAAACTATAAACTCTCAAAAGAAGAACAGGACACGTATTTAAAAGAAATTGCACGAAGCAGTAGAAAAATGACCCATATTATCAGTGAACTTCTTCTTTTTGCAAGTATGAAAAAAGAAGATGTTGATGTTGTAGAAATCAATATGAAAGAATTAATCGACTCTGCCTGTGATCGATTAAAATATCAGATTATAGAAAGAGAAGTACAACTTGAAATTAGCGAAACAATCTCGAATTGTTTGGGATATTCCCTATGGGTTGAAGAAATCTGGTTAAATTTTATCAGCAATGCGATTAAATATGGCGGAACAAATCCTAAAATTAAAATATACAGTTCCAAAACAGACAATGGCTATATTAAATATAGCATTGAGGATAATGGCGAAGGCGTTGCTGATGAACTGAAATGTATTATTTTTAATGAGCATGATAAAAACAAAGACAAGCTCACAAAAGGCACAGGACTTGGCTTGTCTATCGTGAATAGAATCATTGAGAAGCTTGATGGCCACCTCTCTCTTGAAACCAAAATTGGACAAGGAAGCATTTTTAGTTTCTATTTAAAAGCACTCAAATAA
- a CDS encoding AAA family ATPase has translation MISMEMNKVIVGQKHLVESLLIGLLSNGHILLEGVPGLAKTLAINTLATTIDADFSRIQFTPDLLPADLVGTMIYSQKKEEFVVKKGPIFANFILADEINRAPAKVQAALLEAMQERQVTIGDHTYKLQEPFLVMATQNPIEQEGTYPLPEAQVDRFMLKVVINYPKKDEEQIIMRQNLLKAFPVATQILKPEDIIKARSVVKDVYMDEKIEKYIVDIIFATRFPADYGLEKFKEMIAFGGSPRASISLASAAKAYAFIKRRGYVIPEDIRAVCHDVLRHRIGLTYEAEANNITSEHIISEILNTVEVP, from the coding sequence ATGATTTCTATGGAAATGAATAAGGTTATTGTTGGACAAAAGCATTTGGTCGAAAGCCTACTGATTGGCTTACTTTCCAATGGACACATCCTTCTTGAAGGGGTTCCCGGATTAGCAAAAACCCTTGCTATCAACACCCTTGCTACAACAATTGACGCAGACTTTAGCCGTATACAATTTACACCAGACCTTTTACCTGCTGATCTTGTAGGTACTATGATCTATTCTCAGAAAAAAGAAGAATTTGTTGTAAAGAAGGGACCTATTTTTGCCAACTTCATTCTTGCAGATGAGATTAACCGTGCCCCGGCTAAAGTTCAGGCTGCACTATTGGAAGCAATGCAAGAGCGTCAGGTGACTATTGGTGATCACACCTATAAATTACAAGAGCCTTTCCTTGTAATGGCAACTCAAAACCCTATTGAGCAAGAAGGAACCTATCCACTTCCTGAAGCTCAGGTTGACCGTTTTATGCTTAAGGTCGTTATCAACTACCCTAAAAAAGATGAAGAACAAATTATCATGCGTCAGAATCTACTAAAAGCATTCCCTGTTGCCACTCAAATTCTTAAACCTGAAGACATCATTAAGGCTCGAAGCGTAGTGAAAGATGTATATATGGACGAAAAAATTGAAAAATATATTGTTGATATTATTTTCGCCACTCGTTTCCCGGCTGATTATGGCTTAGAAAAATTCAAAGAGATGATTGCCTTTGGTGGATCGCCTCGTGCAAGTATTTCATTGGCATCAGCTGCTAAAGCATATGCCTTTATCAAGCGTCGTGGTTATGTCATTCCTGAAGATATTCGTGCCGTATGTCACGATGTCCTTCGTCATCGTATTGGTTTAACCTACGAGGCCGAAGCCAACAACATCACCAGCGAACACATTATCTCTGAAATTTTGAATACTGTTGAAGTACCGTAA
- a CDS encoding IPT/TIG domain-containing protein: protein MKTKLLLLLCLITILNFSCSDDNDDKIILTAGELSLTEGRFGDKITITGEGFSEIKEENIVTLNELIIPVEEATSTKLIITIPKGATTGKLSVRVDEANIDFGIFTIRKEKLFVLKCIFDNGGDYIMTIDPETGKEDLFVELPKIEHDVDLMYSSLCYLSKTNELVIMKRAEWPVKDYSVLKINIETKTITEKEFKETLNLEDINLISDRESNLFLIKNFQWTEEDHNKSSIYRFDIETGEQKLLTEVTEDYIFGTKIIKETNELLIITDNDGWEDRSTKLISVDLNTEKQKLVPLSYPKSLYGFIIGTDNSIYLANETVFEQQVDLLKINTLTGSEEVVMEFSDPKLWYGRPTFYETNNEIIYFLDDDNDVTSGMLKINLTDKTTKEVNILNTDESYYGNASSIFI, encoded by the coding sequence ATGAAAACAAAACTACTTTTATTACTCTGTCTGATAACTATATTAAACTTTTCGTGTAGTGATGACAATGACGACAAAATCATATTAACAGCTGGAGAGTTAAGTCTTACTGAAGGTCGGTTCGGAGATAAAATAACAATTACAGGAGAAGGCTTTAGTGAAATAAAAGAGGAAAATATCGTAACCCTTAACGAATTGATAATTCCTGTTGAAGAAGCCACTTCAACAAAGCTCATAATTACTATTCCTAAAGGTGCAACTACCGGTAAACTAAGTGTAAGAGTGGATGAAGCTAATATTGACTTTGGAATCTTTACTATACGCAAAGAAAAGCTTTTTGTTCTAAAATGCATTTTCGATAATGGGGGTGATTATATCATGACAATAGACCCGGAAACCGGGAAGGAAGACTTATTTGTAGAATTACCTAAAATTGAACATGATGTTGATCTAATGTACTCGTCTTTATGTTATCTCAGCAAAACAAATGAACTTGTTATAATGAAAAGAGCAGAATGGCCAGTTAAAGATTACTCTGTGCTCAAGATAAATATCGAAACCAAGACGATTACAGAAAAAGAATTCAAAGAAACACTTAATCTTGAAGACATCAATTTAATATCAGATAGGGAAAGTAACCTGTTCCTAATTAAGAACTTTCAATGGACTGAAGAAGACCACAACAAATCATCCATATATCGATTTGATATAGAAACCGGTGAGCAAAAATTACTAACGGAAGTAACAGAGGATTATATTTTCGGAACCAAAATTATTAAAGAAACTAACGAACTTCTTATAATTACCGATAACGATGGATGGGAAGATCGATCTACAAAGCTTATTAGCGTTGATTTAAATACTGAGAAACAAAAACTAGTCCCACTAAGCTATCCTAAAAGCCTTTATGGGTTTATCATTGGAACTGACAATAGCATCTATTTGGCAAACGAAACGGTATTTGAGCAACAAGTTGATTTATTAAAAATCAACACCCTCACTGGATCTGAAGAAGTTGTTATGGAGTTTTCAGACCCCAAATTATGGTATGGACGTCCGACTTTTTACGAAACGAATAATGAAATAATATATTTTTTAGATGACGACAACGATGTAACAAGTGGCATGCTCAAAATAAATCTTACTGATAAAACCACAAAAGAAGTCAACATCCTTAATACCGATGAATCCTATTATGGTAATGCTTCTAGTATTTTCATCTAA
- a CDS encoding MotA/TolQ/ExbB proton channel family protein yields the protein MIDLFFQGGTLFMTVIVLTGLGAIIWSLLTLIKFLKLGFVTKRHLDAILFLGSISFFLGLLGQGIGLSNALNSIQDVPSVSPAAVVGGLKVSMIPPLTGAILFSVAGIFWFILHYMNARKQEA from the coding sequence ATGATCGATCTTTTCTTTCAAGGCGGTACCCTATTCATGACTGTTATAGTGCTTACCGGACTGGGCGCCATTATATGGTCACTATTAACTTTAATCAAGTTTCTAAAACTTGGTTTTGTTACGAAACGACATTTAGATGCCATTTTATTCTTAGGAAGTATAAGTTTTTTCCTCGGCCTTCTTGGTCAAGGTATAGGCCTTTCAAATGCCCTTAATTCCATTCAAGATGTCCCATCAGTTTCACCAGCAGCAGTTGTTGGCGGATTAAAAGTAAGTATGATCCCACCTTTAACAGGTGCCATACTATTCTCTGTCGCGGGCATTTTCTGGTTCATTTTACATTACATGAATGCTAGAAAACAAGAAGCTTAG
- a CDS encoding sensor histidine kinase yields the protein MMKISTLLNRNLVNWRRTALSLLTWSMAFLFISVFFGLYSQDYYNALIFCLCFVPLAYVCTRILNNFIIPRYLLTKRYFRFGLYLFYLLCLSLSIETLIIAGLFVLVWNYSLVGIDPATMDVRFFLVGLYFVILVGVAYRQLQRSLQEQRLREQQDKIKVETELRLKEAELNLLKAQVNPHFLFNSLNSIYGLSLEKSEETPRMIMLLSEILDYTLYGCNTKFVPIYKEIELVENYANIQKGRFGEAIFLDIDLEVGKQMNEMIAPLLLLPLVENAFKHTDRKDDVASTIAIHLDLDDDFCFRIKNPIRITNASKGNGGIGLENLRKRLELIYPARHELNIKQDDGCFDVELRLTII from the coding sequence ATGATGAAAATTTCAACTTTGCTTAATAGGAATCTTGTAAACTGGAGAAGAACAGCTCTATCTCTGTTGACTTGGTCTATGGCTTTTTTGTTTATATCTGTCTTTTTCGGTTTGTATAGCCAGGATTATTATAATGCATTAATTTTTTGTCTTTGTTTTGTGCCTCTTGCTTACGTTTGTACGCGTATTTTAAATAATTTTATAATTCCACGTTACTTATTAACCAAGCGTTATTTTAGGTTTGGCTTGTATCTATTTTACCTGCTGTGTTTATCTCTGAGTATTGAAACTTTAATCATTGCAGGTCTTTTTGTTTTAGTTTGGAATTATTCTCTTGTGGGAATTGATCCTGCAACCATGGATGTGCGTTTTTTTCTCGTTGGTTTATACTTTGTGATTTTGGTTGGAGTTGCCTATCGCCAGCTTCAAAGAAGTTTGCAAGAACAACGATTAAGAGAACAACAGGATAAGATAAAGGTAGAGACTGAATTGCGTCTTAAGGAGGCAGAATTAAATTTATTGAAAGCTCAAGTCAATCCTCATTTTTTATTCAACTCCTTAAATAGTATTTATGGATTGAGTCTTGAAAAGTCAGAAGAAACGCCTCGGATGATTATGCTTCTTTCTGAAATATTGGATTATACGCTTTATGGATGCAATACCAAATTTGTTCCCATATATAAAGAGATTGAATTGGTTGAAAATTATGCAAACATTCAAAAGGGACGTTTTGGTGAAGCAATTTTTCTGGATATCGATCTTGAAGTTGGCAAGCAAATGAACGAAATGATAGCGCCTTTGCTGCTTTTGCCTTTGGTTGAGAATGCCTTTAAGCATACCGATAGAAAAGATGATGTGGCGAGTACTATTGCAATACATCTTGATTTAGACGATGATTTTTGTTTTAGGATTAAAAATCCGATTCGAATCACCAATGCTTCTAAAGGAAATGGGGGAATTGGGTTGGAAAATCTTCGTAAACGACTTGAACTAATCTATCCGGCAAGGCATGAATTAAATATCAAACAGGATGATGGCTGTTTTGATGTGGAATTGAGATTGACGATAATTTAA
- a CDS encoding DUF58 domain-containing protein, with amino-acid sequence METSELLKKVRKIEIKTKGLSRNIFAGEYHSAFKGRGMTFSEVREYQYGDDIRNIDWNVTARYNTPFVKLFEEEREMTVMLMIDVSGSREFGTMSKLKKNQITEIAAVLAFSAIQNNDKIGVLFFSDTIEKFIPPKKGKSHILRIIRELIDFKPEHRKTDLNNALRYLTKAIKKRCTTFVISDFIDDQDFEKSLSIANNKHDVVALKIYDKREEELPSIGLVRMLDAETRQYQWVDTSSAKVRNAHAKWWKENQAKIEETFKRSGVDVANIRTDQDYVRSLIALFKRRA; translated from the coding sequence ATGGAGACTAGTGAATTATTAAAAAAAGTCCGAAAAATCGAGATCAAAACCAAAGGCTTGTCTCGAAATATATTTGCAGGCGAATACCATTCTGCATTCAAAGGTAGGGGTATGACCTTTAGCGAGGTTCGCGAATATCAGTACGGCGACGATATTCGTAATATCGACTGGAATGTAACAGCTCGTTACAATACCCCTTTTGTTAAGCTTTTCGAAGAAGAGCGCGAAATGACCGTGATGTTGATGATTGACGTCAGTGGTTCCCGTGAATTTGGAACCATGTCAAAACTCAAAAAAAATCAAATAACTGAGATAGCTGCTGTACTTGCTTTTTCTGCTATTCAGAATAACGATAAAATTGGTGTCCTATTCTTTTCAGATACTATTGAAAAGTTCATCCCACCTAAAAAAGGGAAGTCGCATATTCTTCGAATCATTCGGGAATTAATCGATTTTAAACCCGAACATCGCAAAACCGATCTTAATAATGCCCTTCGCTACCTGACTAAGGCTATTAAAAAGCGCTGTACCACTTTTGTGATATCTGATTTTATAGATGATCAGGATTTTGAGAAAAGCCTGAGTATTGCCAACAACAAGCATGATGTCGTTGCCCTGAAAATTTACGATAAACGTGAAGAAGAATTACCTTCAATCGGTCTTGTAAGAATGCTCGATGCCGAAACCCGACAGTATCAATGGGTGGATACATCAAGTGCCAAGGTAAGGAACGCTCATGCCAAATGGTGGAAAGAAAATCAAGCTAAAATCGAAGAGACTTTTAAACGTTCAGGTGTAGATGTGGCAAATATCAGAACCGATCAGGATTATGTCCGATCACTAATTGCCCTATTTAAAAGAAGAGCTTAA
- a CDS encoding LytR/AlgR family response regulator transcription factor, with protein sequence MQKIKCLLLDDEPIAIRVIERHLASFPEMEIVGRFQSAPSAMSFLREHPVDLIFSDIEMPQINGLQFLKSLKTPPALIFTTAYRNYAVEAFDLDVVDYLVKPISLERMARAINRYHDRQKSSREQIVSLPLKEEVLNLKVDKKIVRLDLSKLEYFESFGDYVICRYEGKKLVSRETLSHLIELLPSDKFIRIHRQFIVPLIKIESISGNRVYLKGKEFPVGRSYRNSLKEKMNL encoded by the coding sequence ATGCAAAAAATAAAATGTCTGTTGTTAGATGATGAACCCATTGCCATTCGTGTCATTGAAAGGCATTTGGCGAGTTTTCCCGAAATGGAGATTGTGGGCAGGTTTCAATCCGCTCCATCGGCGATGAGTTTTCTGAGGGAGCATCCGGTTGATTTAATTTTTTCAGATATTGAGATGCCTCAGATTAATGGTTTGCAATTCCTGAAATCATTAAAAACGCCACCTGCTCTTATCTTTACAACGGCTTACCGTAATTATGCGGTGGAAGCTTTTGATTTGGATGTGGTCGATTACCTCGTGAAACCCATTTCACTTGAGAGAATGGCTCGGGCAATCAATCGTTACCATGACAGACAAAAGTCAAGCAGAGAACAGATCGTGAGTTTACCTTTAAAAGAGGAGGTTCTCAATTTAAAAGTTGATAAGAAAATTGTGCGTTTAGATTTGAGTAAACTCGAATATTTTGAAAGTTTTGGTGACTACGTCATCTGTCGATATGAGGGGAAAAAGCTAGTGAGTCGGGAGACCCTTTCTCATCTTATTGAATTGCTACCATCGGATAAGTTTATTCGCATTCATCGTCAGTTTATTGTTCCCTTAATCAAAATAGAATCGATCTCTGGTAATAGGGTTTATTTAAAAGGGAAAGAGTTTCCCGTGGGCCGATCGTATCGCAATAGTTTAAAAGAGAAAATGAATTTGTAA